From one Candidatus Lernaella stagnicola genomic stretch:
- a CDS encoding alpha-glucosidase: MRKYVFLLALLLVTVALASCAGDDDDDDNSSAFVHPPGWHWLAGDDGALEIWYGERLMQAVTGVDALTFDVQVPMLFGQFRFQTKNEKASHFQISLRDGRPYITAGGEIVGAIIFEHAAGDNLRMRVAVEQAGYDGLKLRFRLEDGARFWGFGEQYNFIEMRGKRVPIWVAEQGLGRLAYPALPPFGSKLETYFPMPYFLDPEAGKGLLLENSEFSRFDLGSATPQEWTLEVWNGRGASILLFPGPTGYDVIGQLTQEVGRPKTLPPDWAFEGVWIAAQGGTELVAQRVRNALDAGVPVTAVWAQDWLGIRNFGLGNYGVKYRWIHDEELYPFLPGFIDALAEEGVRFLGYFNPFVAPAYEHYNEMRERGYLIETPRGDPYLFPISTFVGTLVDLTDPGAVAYFKHYARRAVDLGMKGWMCDFGEWLPYNAALHEGDAAWYHNRYPSQWHRINREVLEQAYPDGDFAIFTRSGYTGDHQTAQIVWAGDQEATWDEADGFPTVIAAGLTLGLAGIPFFSHDIGGFSGGPREKELFWRWTELGAFTPVMRNHDGLQKLENHQFDSAADTLAMFARFGKIHAAMFPYFRELAEEAQATGLPIVRHTALVDPDWEPAYSAHRQWMIGEDMVFAPVVEKGVKEVTVYFPDGQWENVFTGETFSGRQVTRAAALVGQPAVFARVGALDDIVAAIRALPKN, from the coding sequence ATGCGCAAATACGTTTTCTTACTCGCTCTTTTGTTGGTGACTGTCGCGCTGGCGTCGTGCGCCGGCGACGATGATGACGACGACAATTCCTCCGCCTTCGTTCATCCGCCCGGCTGGCATTGGCTGGCAGGCGACGACGGCGCCCTGGAAATCTGGTACGGCGAGCGCCTCATGCAAGCCGTTACCGGCGTCGACGCCCTCACCTTCGACGTGCAGGTGCCGATGCTGTTCGGCCAGTTTCGCTTTCAGACCAAAAACGAGAAGGCGAGTCACTTTCAAATCAGCCTGCGTGACGGACGCCCCTATATCACGGCGGGCGGCGAAATCGTCGGAGCTATCATCTTCGAACACGCCGCGGGCGACAATCTGCGCATGCGCGTGGCCGTTGAGCAAGCCGGTTATGACGGGCTGAAACTGCGCTTTCGCCTCGAGGACGGTGCCCGATTTTGGGGCTTCGGCGAGCAATACAATTTCATCGAAATGCGCGGCAAGCGGGTGCCGATATGGGTCGCCGAGCAGGGCTTGGGCCGGCTGGCCTATCCGGCGCTGCCCCCCTTCGGCAGCAAGCTCGAAACCTATTTCCCAATGCCCTACTTCCTCGACCCGGAGGCCGGCAAGGGCTTACTGCTAGAAAACAGCGAGTTCTCGCGCTTCGACCTAGGTTCCGCCACGCCGCAGGAATGGACGCTGGAAGTGTGGAATGGCCGCGGCGCAAGCATTCTTCTGTTTCCGGGACCGACGGGCTACGACGTCATCGGCCAACTGACCCAAGAGGTCGGACGCCCTAAAACGTTGCCTCCCGATTGGGCCTTCGAGGGCGTCTGGATCGCCGCGCAGGGCGGCACGGAACTTGTCGCGCAGCGGGTGCGCAACGCGCTGGACGCGGGCGTGCCGGTCACCGCGGTGTGGGCGCAGGATTGGCTGGGCATTCGGAATTTCGGTTTGGGCAACTACGGTGTGAAGTACCGGTGGATTCACGACGAAGAGTTGTATCCGTTCTTGCCGGGATTCATCGACGCGCTGGCCGAAGAAGGCGTGCGCTTCTTGGGCTACTTCAATCCATTTGTCGCCCCGGCCTACGAGCACTACAACGAAATGCGGGAGCGCGGTTACCTGATCGAAACCCCTCGCGGCGATCCCTACCTGTTTCCCATCAGCACGTTTGTCGGAACGCTCGTCGACCTGACCGATCCCGGTGCGGTGGCGTACTTCAAGCATTACGCCCGGCGCGCGGTGGACCTGGGTATGAAGGGTTGGATGTGCGATTTCGGCGAGTGGCTGCCCTACAACGCGGCGCTGCACGAGGGCGACGCGGCGTGGTATCACAACCGCTATCCCAGCCAATGGCACCGCATCAATCGCGAGGTGCTCGAGCAGGCCTATCCGGACGGCGACTTCGCGATATTCACCCGTAGCGGCTACACCGGCGACCACCAGACGGCGCAGATCGTGTGGGCGGGCGACCAGGAGGCCACCTGGGACGAGGCCGACGGTTTCCCGACGGTGATTGCCGCCGGGTTGACCCTCGGGTTGGCGGGCATTCCCTTCTTCTCGCACGACATCGGCGGTTTTTCGGGCGGCCCGCGCGAAAAGGAACTCTTCTGGCGTTGGACGGAACTGGGAGCCTTCACGCCCGTGATGCGCAATCATGATGGCTTGCAGAAACTCGAAAATCACCAGTTCGATTCCGCCGCCGATACCCTGGCCATGTTCGCGCGATTCGGCAAAATTCACGCGGCCATGTTTCCCTATTTCAGGGAACTGGCGGAAGAGGCGCAGGCGACGGGGCTGCCGATTGTTCGCCACACGGCGCTGGTCGATCCCGATTGGGAACCAGCCTACTCAGCACACCGGCAGTGGATGATCGGCGAGGACATGGTGTTTGCACCGGTCGTGGAAAAAGGCGTCAAGGAAGTCACCGTCTACTTCCCCGACGGACAATGGGAAAACGTGTTCACCGGCGAAACATTTAGCGGCCGCCAAGTGACGCGGGCGGCGGCGCTCGTCGGCCAACCGGCAGTTTTCGCACGCGTCGGCGCGCTGGACGACATCGTGGCCGCGATTCGCGCGCTCCCGAAAAACTAG
- a CDS encoding cytochrome c3 family protein codes for MKKYLLLAFALALVITAVWAADVPETVDLSPYVKVTVVSKFDHKQHVETGQLECTKCHHKWGGGEEEAVQKCSACHKEEDGETSSAKTAFHKMCKDCHKEQKEQGKTPPVTCSQCHVKKLDEPA; via the coding sequence ATGAAAAAATATTTGTTGTTAGCGTTCGCGCTGGCGCTGGTGATCACGGCGGTCTGGGCGGCTGATGTGCCGGAGACGGTCGACCTCTCGCCGTACGTGAAAGTGACGGTCGTTTCGAAGTTCGACCACAAACAGCACGTTGAAACCGGCCAACTCGAATGCACGAAATGCCACCACAAGTGGGGCGGCGGCGAAGAGGAAGCGGTACAGAAATGCAGTGCCTGCCACAAGGAAGAGGACGGCGAGACCTCTTCGGCCAAAACCGCGTTCCATAAAATGTGCAAGGATTGCCACAAGGAACAAAAGGAGCAGGGCAAGACGCCGCCCGTCACGTGCAGCCAATGCCACGTGAAGAAGCTGGACGAGCCCGCCTAG
- a CDS encoding DUF1343 domain-containing protein encodes MNRPLVTTGAARLAADSGAWLDGVRVGLLAHPASVLPDYSTLHDRLIDLPDVDLTVLFGPEHGIFATAQDQVGVGESTYRGVPVYSLYGETAATLRPSAEALARCDTLVVDLQDIGARYYTYVYTMAYCLEECARHGTRVIVCDRPNPLGGEIEEGPVLDRAFASFIGRFPMPVRHAKTIGELARLWNDAEGWNADLQVIDMLGWRRSMWFDETGLPFVAPSPNMPTLATATVYPGGCLLEGTNLSEGRGTTQPFETVGAPWLNGRELADRLNQRGLPGVTFRPVEFIPTFHKYAGEVCGGVFVHVTDRDSFRSFDAYVELIKAARKQAPGDFAWRTEPYEFENDRPAFDLLCGTDRIRRDIEIG; translated from the coding sequence ATGAACCGTCCCCTGGTGACGACCGGCGCCGCCCGGCTGGCGGCCGACTCCGGGGCTTGGCTTGACGGCGTCCGCGTCGGCCTACTCGCGCATCCGGCTTCGGTTCTGCCGGATTATTCGACGTTGCACGATCGGCTGATCGACCTTCCCGACGTCGACCTCACCGTATTGTTCGGACCGGAACACGGCATTTTCGCCACGGCGCAGGATCAAGTGGGCGTCGGCGAATCGACCTACCGCGGCGTGCCGGTTTACTCGCTTTACGGCGAGACCGCCGCGACGTTGCGCCCCTCGGCCGAGGCGTTAGCCCGGTGCGACACGCTGGTCGTCGACCTGCAGGATATCGGCGCGCGCTATTACACCTACGTGTACACGATGGCGTATTGCCTGGAAGAGTGTGCGCGGCACGGCACGCGGGTCATTGTTTGCGACCGGCCCAATCCACTCGGTGGCGAAATCGAGGAGGGGCCGGTTCTCGACCGGGCGTTTGCATCCTTTATCGGGCGCTTTCCGATGCCCGTGCGGCACGCGAAAACCATCGGCGAACTGGCGCGGCTGTGGAACGACGCCGAAGGGTGGAACGCGGATCTGCAAGTTATCGACATGCTCGGTTGGCGGCGCTCGATGTGGTTCGATGAAACGGGTCTGCCCTTTGTCGCGCCAAGTCCGAACATGCCGACGTTGGCGACGGCAACCGTCTACCCTGGCGGCTGCTTGTTGGAAGGCACGAATTTATCGGAGGGCAGGGGGACCACGCAGCCTTTTGAAACAGTCGGCGCGCCGTGGCTGAACGGCCGCGAGTTGGCCGACCGGCTCAATCAACGGGGGCTTCCCGGCGTGACCTTCCGTCCCGTTGAATTCATCCCGACTTTTCACAAGTACGCGGGCGAGGTCTGCGGCGGCGTGTTCGTGCACGTCACCGACCGCGATAGCTTCCGGTCGTTCGATGCTTATGTGGAATTGATTAAGGCCGCGCGGAAACAGGCGCCCGGCGATTTTGCCTGGCGCACGGAACCCTACGAGTTTGAAAACGATCGCCCGGCCTTCGATCTACTATGCGGCACGGACCGCATTCGCCGGGACATCGAGATCGGCTGA
- a CDS encoding sugar phosphate nucleotidyltransferase — MNYAVIMAGGTGTRFWPVSRMKTPKQLLVIGGDETLLEQTVHRIQPLVPAERIMVVTGDAIAEESAAILPPAAAANLVSEPCRRNTAPCAAVAAKILVDRDPDAVVALLPADHAILKAEEFLRILSAAMTVAAREDVLITLGITARRPDTGFGYIEIGGHAGREDECDYHYVTKFHEKPEPHRAKKFAESGRYFWNAGIFVFRADTLLRAVAKTLPDLYEQIGPIDGRAPADRLKAQINAVYPALTPVSIDVGVMEKVDNLLVFPADIGWSDVGSWTALRELFEPDTAGNVTEGRHVAMGESRNNTVYAKDGVVVTIGVDDLIIVHTPDATLVARRDQAQEVKHVFDELEKHGWDKYR; from the coding sequence ATGAACTACGCGGTGATCATGGCCGGCGGCACCGGCACGCGCTTTTGGCCGGTCAGCCGCATGAAAACGCCGAAGCAACTGCTGGTGATCGGCGGCGACGAGACCTTACTCGAGCAAACCGTGCATCGTATCCAACCCTTGGTTCCCGCCGAGCGCATCATGGTTGTAACCGGTGACGCCATCGCCGAGGAGAGTGCGGCGATATTGCCGCCGGCGGCTGCCGCGAATCTCGTCTCCGAACCGTGCCGCCGCAATACCGCGCCTTGTGCGGCGGTGGCGGCGAAGATTCTCGTCGACCGCGACCCCGATGCCGTCGTGGCTTTGTTGCCGGCGGATCACGCGATTTTAAAAGCAGAGGAATTCCTTCGCATACTTAGCGCGGCGATGACCGTGGCGGCACGGGAAGACGTGTTGATCACTCTGGGTATCACCGCGCGACGTCCCGACACCGGTTTCGGGTACATCGAAATCGGCGGTCACGCCGGTCGGGAAGACGAATGTGACTATCACTACGTGACCAAATTCCACGAGAAGCCGGAACCCCACCGAGCCAAGAAGTTTGCGGAAAGCGGGCGCTATTTTTGGAACGCGGGCATTTTCGTGTTCCGCGCCGACACGCTCCTGCGCGCCGTTGCGAAAACACTGCCGGATTTGTATGAGCAAATCGGGCCGATCGACGGCCGGGCGCCGGCCGACCGCCTCAAGGCGCAAATCAACGCCGTCTACCCGGCGCTGACGCCAGTGAGCATCGACGTTGGCGTGATGGAAAAGGTTGACAACCTGTTGGTGTTTCCGGCCGACATCGGGTGGAGCGACGTCGGCTCTTGGACCGCGCTGCGCGAACTCTTCGAGCCTGACACGGCCGGTAACGTCACCGAGGGCAGACACGTCGCGATGGGTGAAAGCCGCAACAACACCGTGTACGCCAAGGACGGCGTCGTGGTGACCATCGGCGTGGACGATCTGATTATCGTGCACACGCCGGATGCGACGTTGGTGGCGCGGCGCGACCAGGCGCAGGAGGTCAAGCACGTGTTCGACGAACTGGAGAAGCACGGCTGGGACAAATATCGATGA